A stretch of Caenorhabditis elegans chromosome IV DNA encodes these proteins:
- the Y105C5B.19 gene encoding Major sperm protein (Confirmed by transcript evidence) codes for MSRRASKRPAPYPLLCEQKPEDLLVAPVEHKVYQDFEPKRPREFSPVMAQSLPPGEIDFQPSKIIFNAPYNENQESKIKLINTSALRIAYGINTYMKRLRVDTMCTPNCGVLDPSEEILLTISCDAFAFGQVDTTNDRITVEWTNTSEGSTKQFCRDWLDGDGMVRRKTLPIEYSSSPIAQTSSAPLLQASKHGMWLPIGFAASELYDYAKGEPLDRKTCEKNLEKLIKNDRDVDYYEWLNFAKRCRTQNQNLMEEMALGMAFTTAMANKQHRKISRKAEKITEPITTNKAFSIDSAEKFDRALTLPSRKWFMISDVVTDGDVSNWSTANLVTLVRALARTVFDKVAIADPHMMCYATSQNASTYIPIARDFFEGFAEYILGGFGEEQSRDLKFRVRKLVTDVMGNKLDRVRGRHNKMYGNEASEDATRWLREQLRKEDGELKESRLIFPNGSEMMCNYQVNEENPEGSIKSEIFNDEEEVEME; via the exons atgtcccGCCGAGCTTCAAAAAGACCTGCTCCGTATCCACTCCTATGCGAACAAAAACCGGAAGATCTTCTAGTTGCTCCAGTCGAACATAAGGTTTACCAGGATTTTGAGCCTAAAAGACCCCGAGAATTTTCCCCCGTGATGGCTCAATCCCTTCCACCAGGAGAAATTGACTTCCAACCGAGCAAAATCATCTTCAATGCTCCGTACAATGAAAACCAAGAAtctaaaatcaaattaatcaATACTTCGGCTCTTCGTATTGCTTATGGAATCAATACATATATGAAAAGACTCAGAGTTGATACGATGTGCACTCCAAATTGTGGAGTACTCGATCCAAGTGAGGAGATTCTTCTAACAATTTCCTGCGATGCTTTTGCATTCGGACAAGTAGATACCACAAATGACCGTATCACTGTCGAATGGACCAATACGTCTGAAGGATCCACCAAGCAGTTCTGTCGTGATTGGTTGGATGGAGATGGGATGGTTCGTCGTAAGACCCTTCCGATAGAGTACAGCTCATCTCCAATTGCTCAAACATCTTCGGCACCCCTTCTTCAGGCCTCTAAGCATGGGATGTGGTTGCCGATTGGATTCGCTGCTTCCGAATTGTACGATTATGCGAAAGGGGAACCATTGGATCGGAAGACTTGTGAG aaaaacctgGAGAAACTCATCAAAAATGACCGTGATGTTGACTACTACGAATGGCTCAATTTCGCCAAGCGGTGTCGAACACAAAATCAGAATTTGATGGAGGAAATGGCACTTGGAATGGCTTTCACTACGGCGATG GCAAACAAGCAGCACAGGAAGATTTCTCGAAAAGCGGAGAAAATCACGGAACCGATCACAACGAACAAGGCATTCTCAATTGACTCAGCCGAGAAGTTTGACAGAGCTTTGACGTTGCCCAGCAGGAAATGGTTCATGATTTCCGATGTTGTGACGGATGGAGATGTGTCGAATTGGTCGACGGCTAACTTGGTGACTCTTGTGAGAGCTCTGGCGAGAACGGTTTTCGATAAG GTTGCCATTGCGGACCCCCATATGATGTGCTACGCAACTTCACAAAACGCTTCTACATATATTCCCATCGCTAGGGACTTTTTCGAAGGGTTTGCTG AGTACATACTCGGTGGGTTCGGCGAAGAACAATCGCGAGACCTGAAGTTTCGAGTGAGGAAGCTGGTCACCGACGTTATGGGCAATAAGTT agaccGTGTGAGAGGCCGCCACAACAAAATGTATGGAAACGAAGCAAGTGAAGATGCCACAAGATGGCTCCGAGAGCAACTCCGCAAGGAGGATGGAGAGCTCAAAGA atcccgACTAATTTTCCCAAATGGCTCAGAAATGATGTGTAACTATCAGGTAAACGAAGAAAACCCAGAAGGAAGtataaaatcagaaattttcaatgacgAAGAGGAAGTGGAAATggaataa
- the lgc-19 gene encoding Neur_chan_memb domain-containing protein (Confirmed by transcript evidence) produces the protein MTMTFILGVMADKIPRTGNIPLLGIYIIINLVIMLIAIAIVTAITELRKWASPKLRKKKTALRAQLESFLGRPLEYTSAIILELMTCANFLVMVGFWFEDDS, from the exons ATGACAATGACGTTCATCCTCGGAGTGATGGCTGACAAAATTCCGAGAACTGGAAATATTCCGCTACTTGGGATTTATATCATTATAAATTTGGTGATCATGTTAATTGCAATTGCTATTGTCACTGCAATCACTGAGCTGAGGAAATGGGCTTCTCCtaagttgagaaaaaaaaagacagcaCTGAG AGCTCAACTGGAATCATTTCTGGGTCGTCCATTGGAGTATACCAGTGCAATTATATTGGAATTAATGACATGTGCCAACTTTCTAGTTATGGTTGGATTTTGGTTCGAAGATGATTCTTAG
- the Y105C5B.15 gene encoding Purple acid phosphatase (Confirmed by transcript evidence), translating into MYGLSKDALRWTAKATTTSWKDQGSHGYVRYTHRATMTKMVPGDTYYYKVGSSQDMSDVYHFHQPDPTQPLRAAIFGDLSVYKGAPSIKQLTDATHDNHFDVIIHIGDIAYDLHDDEGNRGDDYMNAVQPFAAYVPYMVFAGNHESDSHFNQIINRFTMPKNGVYDNNLFWSFDYGLTHFIGLNSEYYAEIHTKEAQAQYKWLQADLAKNKAQWTIVMFHRPWYCSTKDKGGCNDYLDMLSRKGNSELPGLEKLLFDHKVDMVLYGHKHTYERMWPIYDGTGYKSSDSGHIRNAKAPVYILTGSAGCHTHEGPSDAPQSFSATRLGQYGYTRLKVYNTTHLSTYFVDTSDKVGNFMDKFYLEKD; encoded by the exons ATGTACGGATTATCTAAGGATGCTCTTCGATGGACCGCCAAGGCCACCACTACGTCATGGAAAGACCAGGGATCTCATGGATACGTCAGATATACCCATAGGGCGACTATGACGAAGATGGTCCCAGGTGACACTTATT actacAAAGTCGGCAGTTCCCAAGACATGTCAGACGTCTATCACTTCCATCAACCTGACCCAACTCAACCGCTTCGTGCTGCAATATTTGGAGATTTGAGTGTCTACAAAGGCGCTCCATCGATAAAACAACTAACTGATGCCACGCACGATAACCATTTCGATGTGATTATTCATATTGGAGATATCGCGTATGATCTACACGATGACGAGGGAAATCGAGGAGATGACTATATGAATGCAGTTCAGCCATTTGCTGCGTATGTTCCTTATATG GTTTTCGCCGGTAACCACGAGTCTGACAGTCACTTCAATCAAATAATCAATCGCTTCACAATGCCTAAAAACGGAGTATACGATAATAATCTATTCTGGAGTTTTGACTACGGGCTCACCCATTTCATAGGTCTGAACTCTGAGTATTACGCCGAGATTCATACAAAAGAAGCTCAAGCTCAATACAAATGGCTTCAGGCTGATTTGGCAAAGAACAAGGCTCAATGGACTATTGTGATGTTCCATAGACCATGGTATTGCTCTACAAAGGATAAAGGAGGATGTAATGATTATTTGGATATGTTATCTAGAAAAGGAAACAGTGAATTGCCGggattggaaaaattattgtttgaCCATAAAGTTGATATGGTGTTATATGGGCATAAGCACACTTACGAGAGGATGTGGCCAATTTACGATGGAACTGGGTACAAGTCATCGGATTCTGGACATATTCGGAATGCAAAGGCACCAGTTTATATACTAACTGGATCTGCG ggctGCCACACACATGAAGGACCCTCCGACGCACCCCAATCATTTTCTGCAACTCGACTTGGACAATATGGATATACCCGTCTCAAAGTCTACAATACGACTCATTTGAGCACGTATTTTGTGGATACAAGTGAtaaagttggaaatttcatggataaattttatttggaaaaagattaa
- the ifas-3 gene encoding Ig-like domain-containing protein (Confirmed by transcript evidence) codes for MQEESYYNLTVGDTHDRLHNFQITVDTDYRNFVQLVNTMRSPNIAQQDRAFLQLQQLGLQHPDYIRKARVPETMRQFAEGAAGKRRIRSCHGTYLHWYDEGLKVDMKSGEAGTCENWIIEDWNEKVVFRAVDPRGKYLRACLGSNQLTLVYIPEPTELWSPFENGNGTWSFLSSNGTWLSAHEDGQVCTVKDRQACEEFLLESW; via the exons ATGCAAGAAGAAAGTTATTACAATTTAACAGTTGGCGATACACATGATCGACTG cacaaCTTTCAAATAACCGTCGACACTGACTATCGGAACTTTGTTCAACTAGTCAACACGATGAGATCACCTAACATTGCACAACAAGACCGGGCTTTTCTACAATTACAACAGCTAGGATTACAGCACCCGGACTACATTCGAAAAGCCCGAGTCCCAGAAACCATGCGGCAGTTCGCAGAAGGTGCCGCCGGAAAACGGAGGATACGTTCGTGTCATGGAACATATCTTCATTGGTATGACGAAGGATTgaag GTTGACATGAAGTCGGGCGAAGCGGGGACAtgtgaaaattggattatTGAGGACTGGAACGAGAAAGTGGTTTTCAGGGCAGTTGATCCACGGGGCAAATATCTAAG AGCTTGCCTGGGGAGCAACCAGCTGACTCTAGTATACATTCCTGAGCCAACGGAACTGTGGAGCCCATTCGAAAATGGCAACGGGACCTGGTCGTTTCTCAGTTCTAACGGAACATGGCTCAGTGCTCACGAAGATGGGCAAGTGTGCACTGTGAAGGACCGTCAAGCGTGTGAAGAATTTTTGTTAGAGTCGTGGtaa
- the Y105C5B.15 gene encoding Purple acid phosphatase (Confirmed by transcript evidence) → MRKLLVSLVLLIFSENVTANRVEQVHLSLSGKMDEMVVTWLTQGPLPNVTPYVMYGLSKDALRWTAKATTTSWKDQGSHGYVRYTHRATMTKMVPGDTYYYKVGSSQDMSDVYHFHQPDPTQPLRAAIFGDLSVYKGAPSIKQLTDATHDNHFDVIIHIGDIAYDLHDDEGNRGDDYMNAVQPFAAYVPYMVFAGNHESDSHFNQIINRFTMPKNGVYDNNLFWSFDYGLTHFIGLNSEYYAEIHTKEAQAQYKWLQADLAKNKAQWTIVMFHRPWYCSTKDKGGCNDYLDMLSRKGNSELPGLEKLLFDHKVDMVLYGHKHTYERMWPIYDGTGYKSSDSGHIRNAKAPVYILTGSAGCHTHEGPSDAPQSFSATRLGQYGYTRLKVYNTTHLSTYFVDTSDKVGNFMDKFYLEKD, encoded by the exons ATGAGAAAACTGCTAGTTTCGttggttttattgattttctctgaaaatgtgaCAGCGAATCGGGTGGAGCAGGTTCATCTCAGTTTGAGCGggaaaatggatgaaatggTTGTGACGTGGCTAACGCAGGGACCtc taCCAAATGTGACGCCATATGTGATGTACGGATTATCTAAGGATGCTCTTCGATGGACCGCCAAGGCCACCACTACGTCATGGAAAGACCAGGGATCTCATGGATACGTCAGATATACCCATAGGGCGACTATGACGAAGATGGTCCCAGGTGACACTTATT actacAAAGTCGGCAGTTCCCAAGACATGTCAGACGTCTATCACTTCCATCAACCTGACCCAACTCAACCGCTTCGTGCTGCAATATTTGGAGATTTGAGTGTCTACAAAGGCGCTCCATCGATAAAACAACTAACTGATGCCACGCACGATAACCATTTCGATGTGATTATTCATATTGGAGATATCGCGTATGATCTACACGATGACGAGGGAAATCGAGGAGATGACTATATGAATGCAGTTCAGCCATTTGCTGCGTATGTTCCTTATATG GTTTTCGCCGGTAACCACGAGTCTGACAGTCACTTCAATCAAATAATCAATCGCTTCACAATGCCTAAAAACGGAGTATACGATAATAATCTATTCTGGAGTTTTGACTACGGGCTCACCCATTTCATAGGTCTGAACTCTGAGTATTACGCCGAGATTCATACAAAAGAAGCTCAAGCTCAATACAAATGGCTTCAGGCTGATTTGGCAAAGAACAAGGCTCAATGGACTATTGTGATGTTCCATAGACCATGGTATTGCTCTACAAAGGATAAAGGAGGATGTAATGATTATTTGGATATGTTATCTAGAAAAGGAAACAGTGAATTGCCGggattggaaaaattattgtttgaCCATAAAGTTGATATGGTGTTATATGGGCATAAGCACACTTACGAGAGGATGTGGCCAATTTACGATGGAACTGGGTACAAGTCATCGGATTCTGGACATATTCGGAATGCAAAGGCACCAGTTTATATACTAACTGGATCTGCG ggctGCCACACACATGAAGGACCCTCCGACGCACCCCAATCATTTTCTGCAACTCGACTTGGACAATATGGATATACCCGTCTCAAAGTCTACAATACGACTCATTTGAGCACGTATTTTGTGGATACAAGTGAtaaagttggaaatttcatggataaattttatttggaaaaagattaa
- the skr-10 gene encoding Skp1-related protein (Confirmed by transcript evidence): protein MSAEVAAVEIQEAPVAAPIMYKVESNDGTVFEISDEAVKQSNTLSNLISTCAPEDVASMDPIPITNVTGNILKMVIEWCEKHKGEALPVDDDSVPKHITVPEWDTNFLKIDNEVLFDLIVACNYLDVPGLMNYGCKMVAMMAIGKSPDELRIIFAIPTDEEDEAAERAAKEKAEAEKKANAEKDAAEPSTSK from the coding sequence ATGTCCGCTGAAGTCGCTGCCGTTGAAATCCAAGAAGCTCCAGTTGCTGCTCCAATCATGTACAAAGTTGAATCAAATGATGGAACAGTTTTCGAAATCAGTGATGAAGCAGTAAAACAATCAAATACACTCTCCAATCTAATCTCTACATGTGCTCCAGAAGATGTAGCTTCAATGGATCCAATTCCAATTACAAATGTCACTGGAAACATCCTGAAGATGGTCATTGAATGGTGTGAGAAACACAAAGGAGAAGCACTTCCAGTTGATGATGACAGTGTTCCAAAGCATATCACTGTTCCCGAATGGGATACcaacttcttgaaaatcgACAACGAAGTGCTCTTCGACTTGATTGTTGCCTGCAACTACCTTGATGTGCCTGGATTAATGAATTATGGATGCAAGATGGTTGCCATGATGGCTATCGGAAAGTCTCCTGATGAGTTGAGAATCATCTTTGCAATTCCAACTGATGAAGAGGATGAAGCTGCTGAGAGAGCTGCAAAGGAGAAGGCTGAAGCTGAGAAGAAGGCGAATGCTGAGAAGGACGCAGCTGAACCATCGACttccaaataa
- the lgc-19 gene encoding Neurotransmitter-gated ion-channel ligand-binding domain-containing protein (Partially confirmed by transcript evidence) — translation MILAIFSAIFMPIDSFFFDPELYVPKYKDFLDVQRNLTKHIFRDYDPTVSPVYTWVDVDLPIGYDNEAPKRYNYTIFLYYLKLVEVQEPQEKISVVMEIMEYWYDARLSWNASAWQNTTMIYMKQDKVWSPTISVFGVNDIVDFRDNDNRLICIENTGFIWDYVSVRVSANCEMDVSRFPFDTQICQIRFCLPIFYRVQVDILNEIYEEIMDERIFKTMGNSEWKLLNLTNRVEALVYNDNMGTMDLAIFEITIRRNPLYYIYMIVFPSFIINFVSIVGVFLNGADKMSRLNVGLTNIMTMTFILGVMADKIPRTGNIPLLGIYIIINLVIMLIAIAIVTAITELRKWASPKLRKKKTALRAQLESFLGRPLEYTSAIILELMTCANFLVMVGFWFEDDS, via the exons ATGATTTTAGCAATATTTTCTGCTATTTTTATGCCTAtcgattcttttttctttgatcCAGAGTTATACG ttcCCAAATACAAGGACTTCCTGGATGTTCAGAGAAATCTCACGAAACACATTTTTCGGGACTACGATCCTACTGTATCCCCGGTGTATACGTGGG TAGATGTCGATTTGCCTATCGGATATGATAACGAGGCGCCGAAACGGTACAACTACACGATTTTCCTGTACTATCTGAAATTGGTGGAGGTGCAAGAGCCgcaggaaaaaatttcagttgtcaTGGAGATTATGGAG TACTGGTATGACGCCCGATTGTCATGGAATGCATCAGCTTGGCAAAATACTACAATGATCTACATGAAACAGGATAAAGTATGGAGTCCAACAATTTCCGTTTTTGGGGT CAACGACATCGTGGACTTTCGTGACAACGACAATCGTCttatttgtattgaaaataCGGGTTTCATATGGGATTACGTATCTGTAAGAGTGTCAGCAAACTGTGAAATGGACGTTTCAAGATTCCCATTTGACACTCAAATCTGTCAAATTCGTTTCTGTCTTCCAATCTTTTATCGGGTTCAGGTGGACATTTTGAACGAGATTTATGAAGAAATTATGGATGAGAGGATATTTAAGACTATG GGAAACTCTGAATGGAAGCTGTTAAACCTGACGAATCGTGTTGAAGCATTAGTGTACAATGATAATATGGGAACTATGGatttggcgatttttgagATTACAATTAGAAGAAACCCTTTATATTACATTTATATGATAGTTTTTCCCTCGTTTATCATTAATTTTGTGTCGATTGTCGGAGTTTTCCTGAATGGAGCTGATAAAATGTCGAGG CTAAACGTCGGGCTCACCAACATCATGACAATGACGTTCATCCTCGGAGTGATGGCTGACAAAATTCCGAGAACTGGAAATATTCCGCTACTTGGGATTTATATCATTATAAATTTGGTGATCATGTTAATTGCAATTGCTATTGTCACTGCAATCACTGAGCTGAGGAAATGGGCTTCTCCtaagttgagaaaaaaaaagacagcaCTGAG AGCTCAACTGGAATCATTTCTGGGTCGTCCATTGGAGTATACCAGTGCAATTATATTGGAATTAATGACATGTGCCAACTTTCTAGTTATGGTTGGATTTTGGTTCGAAGATGATTCTTAG
- the Y105C5B.17 gene encoding SCP domain-containing protein (Partially confirmed by transcript evidence) has protein sequence MLLRNLLFLFVIFVSLSDAKKLATSTKEQTIMINIINTIRQKEAMERKISNMHELVFDEELAKKEFQECSWDKDHFINVKDANNFAAIWSYNHSGPFLQMNFRYFINPVQTKIGCSNVQCKGKNFKTFACIMGPEFNQLDFEVRKGEPGEHCPAGRTEMKMCTSEAATFTGYALILIAILNFFWNI, from the exons ATGCTTCTTCGCAATTTGCTCTTTcttttcgtcatttttg TGAGCTTGTCTGATGCAAAGAAACTAGCTACTTCAACAAAAGAGCAAACTATCATGATCAACATCATCAACACCATCCGCCAAAAAGAAGCGATGGaacgcaaaatttcaaatatgcaCGAGCTC gtatttGATGAAGAGCTCGCAAAGAAAGAGTTCCAGGAATGCTCATGGGACAAGGATCATTTTATCAATGTGAAGGATGCAAATAATTTCGCCGCAATTTGGAGCTACAACCATTCGGGCCCCTTCCTTCAGATGAACTTCCGGTACTTTATCAATCCGGTGCAGACGAAAATTGGGTGCAGCAACGTGCAGTGCaaaggcaaaaattttaaaactttcgcCTGCATTATGGGACCAGA atttaaCCAATTGGATTTTGAAGTGAGAAAGGGTGAACCTGGGGAGCACTGTCCGGCTGGAAGAACTGAGATGAAAATGTGCACGTCTGAGGCTGCAACTTTTACTGGATACGCTCTGATTTTGATTgctattttgaactttttttggaacatttga
- the Y105C5B.18 gene encoding SCP domain-containing protein (Confirmed by transcript evidence): MLLRAILLIFISAPWVLSVTVKRNMTEYEQKIHINLLNGIRQKNAIDEQVANMHELVYDPALESLSYPECEISNDDITVRNNDGVSTYYNAFPPTDRYWVYYAQHIDPLQTSAACHHLTCKSGSSNNNSVSGCIFGPVRKFSSSEVVKGEPGSKCPKGRSSLDLCTNSGGMLYWAPALILAVMVHFNFI; the protein is encoded by the exons ATGCTCCTTCGTGCCattcttctaattttcatCAGCG CACCATGGGTGTTGTCCGTTACTGTTAAGCGGAATATGACCGAGTATGAGCAGAAAATTCATATCAACCTACTCAATGGGATCCGTCAGAAGAATGCGATTGATGAGCAAGTGGCTAATATGCATGAGCTG GTCTACGATCCCGCTCTGGAATCCTTATCATATCCAGAATGCGAAATCTCCAACGATGATATTACCGTAAGGAACAATGATGGCGTATCCACATATTATAATGCATTCCCACCAACGGACAGATATTGG GTGTACTATGCGCAACACATTGATCCCCTGCAAACGTCTGCCGCATGCCATCATCTCACCTGCAAATCCGGCAGTTCCAATAATAACAGTGTCAGCGGATGTATTTTTGGACCTGT tcgtAAATTCAGCAGCTCGGAAGTGGTGAAAGGAGAGCCTGGTTCAAAGTGCCCAAAAGGAAGATCTTCACTGGATTTGTGTACTAATTCGGGAGGCATGCTCTATTGGGCTCCTGCCTTGATTTTGGCAGTTATGGTGCATTTtaactttatttga